The Dokdonia sp. 4H-3-7-5 genomic interval AGACGAGGAAAACATGTTATATAGTCAAGGTGGAGAAACAAAAGAGAATCTTGAAGAGCAAAGTGATCAGTATATAAAGTAACCATTTACAATAAACGATAAAAAGCGACCAAACGGTCGCTTTTTGTTTATCTGGAAGTTAACTTTACAATTAGTATATCTTTATTAAATGACAATAGCACATACAGTACTTATAGGGTTAATAGGCTTTTCATTCCTTTATTACGGTGTGAGTTGTTTGTCTTCCAATTTTATGACTGCCGAATTTGAGCGTTTTGGGTTATCTAAGCTACAACGAAAAATTACTGGTGTCGCGCAAATTATAGGTGGACTAGGAGTCTTAATAGGATACTTCTACAAACCCTTACAAATTGCAGCTCTGATGGGGATTTCACTACTAATGTTATTAGGATGGGGTGTTCGCCTTAAGATAAAAGATTCCTTTATAGCCGCTTTGCCATCCTTTGTATTCTTTGTGCTCAATGCTTATCTAGCTTATTATCTGATTTTCCTTAGATGAGAATAATCAATACTGAAAGTGCTAAAAACAGAAATGCAGGAAAAGACTTTTTTAAGGCATCCCCTACTTTCAAGTGCATTGCAATTGCTCCTACCATCATCACCGCAATACCTAAAGCACTATAAAATTCTAAAACTGGTACAAAAATAGAAACTAGAAGCCCCACAGCAAGTAAACACTTAATTGTACCTACCGCTTTCATCGCTGTTTCTGATAATCCATAATGAGCAAATTCTTCTTTTAAGGAATTTGCATTTCCTCCTCTCCAAGGTGAAGATTGTCCTTTACGCAACAGCCAAACATTAAGAATGCTTAAACCAACAATACATTTTAAAACAATCGATAAATATTCCATTTCTAATTTTTATTTAAAATTAAGATTTTAAGACATGTAATAAACGAATTTTACTTAAAAAATTAATTTCTGATTTAAAATTTATCATTAGATTAAGATTTACAACTTTTACTTAACAAAATATAAGCATAATTATGAGCAATGACATTTCAAAAGTATTTAATGTGCTAGGATCGCCGTTAATAGGATGTTGTAATGATCCTATTACAGGATATTTTAGAGATGGATCCTGCAGAACTGCAAGCATAGACCGTGGAACCCATGTAGTATGCGCTATTATGACAGAAGAGTTTCTTACTTACACCAAGTCTAAAGGCAATGACCTCTCTACTCCTATTCCTCAATGGAATTTTCCTGGGCTTAAACCTGGTGATGGGTGGTGTTTGTGCATTTTAAGATGGCTAGAAGCAGAAAAAGCTGGGGTTGCACCACTGGTAAAGTTGGCTGCCACAGATCAAAAAGCACTGGAGTATACTACTATTGATATGCTTAAAAAATATGCTTGCGATTAAGAACAAATAGTTTTTAATAGCATTTAGACTGTAAACATAGTATAGGGAATCGTTTAATTACTAACTATTTAATAATCATTAAATCTTAGCTTGATACGTGTATAGGTCAAAATACCTTCCTTCTTTACCTATAAGTTCATCGTGAGTTCCTTGTTCTGCAATGCGGCCATCTTCTATCACTAAAATCTGATCTGCTTTTTTTATAGTACTTAGCCTGTGAGCAATGACAATAGTCGTCCTATCCTTTACTAGTTGTGATAAGGACTTTTGAATAAGCGCTTCGCTTTCGGTGTCTAGGTTTGAGGTAGCCTCATCTAGTATAATCACTTTAGGAGCAGCAAGTATTGCTCTAGCAATCGCAATACGCTGGCGCTGTCCACCAGATAGCTTTACACCTCGCTCACCTATAAGTGTATCAAGTCCATCTTCAAAACGATCTGTAAATTCATTTACATAACCAGCTCTTACTGCTTCTTGTAATCGCTCTTCTGAGGCATTTGGTCTAGGAAACATTATATTGTCCCTTATGGTTCCCTCAAATAGAAATTCATCTTGTAATACAACCCCTAAATGCTTTCTAAAACTAGGTAGTTTTACTCTTGATAAATCTTGACCATCTACAGACACCACTCCCTGTTGAGGATTTAAGAATGTTGCAGATAATCCGGCAATAGTTGATTTTCCAGAACCAGAACTTCCTACAAGTGCTACCGTAGTTCCTGCTTTTGCTTCAAAGGAAATGTTATGTATCACTTCTTTTCCTTTTTCATAAGAGAAGGATACATTTTCAAATTTTATATCTCCTTTAAAATTTTCTAGTTCTATATCACGATTCCCTAATTCATCCTCAGGTGTCATATTCATTAATTCTTCCGTACGGTCTAATCCTGCTAGCGCCTCTGTAAGTTGGCTCCCTATATTACTCATTTGTACGATAGGCGCAATCATAAAGCCTAGCAAGAGTGTAAAAAACAGAAACTCTCCCGTAGTCATCTCCCCTTGTATCATGAAATAGCCACCTATACCCATAATTCCCACAGATGCTAAACCAAGTAAAAATGTAGAACTACTAGACATCACTGCGGTAGCAGTAAGACTTTTTTTGACGTTTTGAAATAATCTATCAACACCTTCTTCAAAGGATTTATTTTCTTGTTCTTCTGCCCCAAAGCCCTTGATTACTCGTACACCAGATAGTGTCTCAGTGAGTCTTCCTTTTACTTCGGCATTGATTTTACCTCTATTTCTAAAAATAGGACGGATATACTTGAAAGCACGTAAGGCAACATACCCAAAAATGGCTACCGGTAAGAACACAAACAACGTCATTAACGCATTAATACGTATCAATAGCACTAATGATATAACGGCGGTAATGCTCCCTCCCACCAGCTGTACTAATCCTGTACCTATAAGATTACGCACACCTTCTACATCACTCATGATGCGTGATACAAGCGCTCCGGATTTTGTGTTATCAAAAAAGCTAATAGGTAATGACAATACTTTTTTCTGTACCTGAGCTCTAAGTTCTGAGATGAGATACTGTGCTTGCACACTCAATATACGTGTAAGTAAAAATGATGTGATGGCTTGTATAAGAAGCGCAACCCCCACGAGCCACAATAAATCGTATAGTGCAGCCATGTCCTTATTAGGGATAATGTCATCTAGTAAAGCTTTTGATTTCCATGGCAACACGAGACTCGCTAGACGACCTATGACAATAAGAATGAGTCCAATAAATACTAGCTTTCGACGTGGCCAGATAATGGTTTTAAATGCAGATGTTATAGTTACTTTACCTTTCGTATTTTTTTCTTTTGACATAGCACAAAACTAGCTATAATTGCGCTTTCGCGAAAGCGTAACTCACCCCCGTCGTTTTATTTGAAAGTTGTAACTAAGGGGTAATTATCTTATGCTCATGGCATCATACACTATTACCTTTTCCCAAAGATGAGCGCATTTTTCTATAAATGTCTTGTGTGCATCCTCATCTTGATACGCCTGCTGATCCTCTGCTGATGCAAAACTCAACACTAGATTATAAGTAAAGCCGTCATCTACAACTTCCCTTATTGCCTTGGGCGGTGTGCCTATAAAATGTGTTTTGGCATATAGCGAACTATCCAAGAAAGTGCGCAGGGACTTTTCAAAAAGTTTCTTATCCTCTTCGTTAGTAGGGTCTTTGAACCAAAAGTAAACGACATGTGCATAGTTTTCATTAAAAACAGTCTCGCTATCTGTTGAGATAATGACATCACTCTTGATCGCAGTATTACTCGCAGCAAATTCTCCTTGATCACAAGAAGTAATGAAAATGCTGGAAATGAAAAGAATAATGAGTTGTAATTGTATTTTCATGCCCTATAATTATGAGTTAAATGTAACAAATCTTACCTTTGTGCGTTATACATACTTAATAATAGAATACATCCATTATTATAACGCTATCATATCTTAAAATTATCATAACGTAATTTTTATAAATTTCAGTTTTACTGGGCTTATCGCATGTTTTTTAACTGTTTTAGTTAAATACTTGCTTTTATGAATCATTTAGGTTATAATGGGGTAATACTCACTTAATATATAGACAATACATGAGACAACTCAAAATCACCAAGCAGGTTACTAATAGAGAGACGAAATCCCTGAATAACTATCTTCAGGATGTGAGCAAGATTGATTTAATTACTGCCGAAGAAGAGGTTGAGTTAGCACAACGTATTCAAAAAGGAGACGAGAGAGCACTAGATGCTCTTACAAGAGCAAATCTTCGTTTTGTAATATCTGTAGCAAAACAATATCAAAATCAAGGTTTATCCCTTTCTGATTTAATTAATGAAGGAAACGTTGGGCTTGTAAAAGCAGCAAAACGTTTTGATGAAACCAGAGGTTTCAAGTTTATCTCATATGCAGTATGGTGGATTAGACAATCTATCTTACAAGCTATTGCAGAGCATGCACGTACGGTACGTCTTCCTCTCAATAAAATTGGTGAGATAAGTAAGATTAACAAAGCAATGGTTTACTTACAGCAGGTACACGAGCGTAAGCCTACCTCTGGAGAAATTGCAAAGTATCTTGACATCTCTGAGGAAAAAGTAAAAATCTCACTTAAAAACGTTAGTCGTAGTTTAAGTATGGATGCTCCTTTCGCCGAAGGTGAAAATGATAACAACTTATATGACGTTTTAAGTTCTAGCGAGTCACCTCGTCCAGATAGAGAGCTTATGCAAGAGTCTTTAAGTATTGAGATCAACAGAGCGCTTGATACACTTACAGAGAAAGAAGCAGAGGTTGTACGTTTGAACTATGGTCTTGGTAATCAGCCAGCAATGACACTTCAAGAGATAGGCGATATTTTTGACCTAAGTCGTGAGCGTGTACGCCAGATTAGAGAGAAAGCTATCAAGAGATTGCGTCACACTTCTAAAAGTAAAATCTTAATGAAGTATTTAGGATAATATCCTATTTTACAATAAAACATAAAAAAAGCCCGTTTTTACGGGCTTTTTTAGGTTAAGTAGGTTAGACATTAATGCTAGCTTCGGGGCCTAGACACTAAAAACTATTGTAAAATCAACTTATGAATTTGGGGATTCTAATTGACCATCTTTTAATGATGATTCAAATATAAAACCCTAAATTCAATCCCACAAGCTATTTGTGTATTTTATCGTGATTAAATGCATTTTATCGATATTAATATTAGATACATGTTAATGTCTGCTAATTAAGACTACAGATTGATATCTGGATTAAACCTTTAAGTACATTAGAAGTCTTATAATTTATAAAAACGCATCTCATAGAAGAGCAAGACCTTATACACGCATTACAGCAAGATCCCAATAATGGATCATTTGCTATATTACTTGATAAATATCAAAAGCCGCTGTATTGGCATATACGAGGGATTGTAAAAAATCATGAAGATGCAGATGATGTGTTACAAAACGTTTTTATTAAAGTTTATAAGAGTATTAAAAACTTCAAAGAAGATAGCAAACTTTATACTTGGTTATATAGAATTGCGACTAATGAATCGCTAACGTTTTTAAAGAAACGTGCTAGGCATTTACAAATTTCAAATGAAGAGCTTCAAACGCGCATTGTTGAGAACCTAGAAAGTGATGTCTATTTTAATGGAGACGACATACAACTAGCATTAGAAAAAGCAATAGCGCAATTACCAGAAAAACAACAGCTAGTCTTCCAGATGAAGTATCATCAAGATATGAAATATGATGATATGAGTGAAGTACTAGGCACTTCTGTAGGAGCTCTCAAAAGTTCTTACCATATCGCTACAAAAAAAGTAACCGCCATATTACAAGCAGATTAAACCTTTTGACTTTTTAAGAGTCTTATTTATAGAACCGTGAAAACAACAAACAACATACCGTCTAAAAGAGGTTTTAAAGTTCCTCAAGATTATTTCGACACTAGTCGAGAAGTAATTCTTGATAATATCACTTTAGAAGCATCATTATCTAGCTCAAGTAATGAGCGCTATGATATCCCTGATGGATATTTTGAGAACTCTAAAAATGAAATACTTGCTACGCTTTCGCGAAAGCTAGAAGAAGAAAGCACACCAGTTCAAAAAACTGCTACTAAAGTAATATCTCTTAAAAGTTATTATTATTCAATTGCGGGAGTTGCGGCTGCCCTCCTACTCTTAGTAAGTATTGTTTGGTCACAACTAGACACAACGGCGGGAATCGAGAGTATTGCTATAGCAGAATATCTTGATGGCGAAGCAGGTGATCTTGAACAAATAGAATTTGCAGATTGGTTATCTGATGATGACATTGATGCGCTTCACAACGATATTGCCTTAGACCAATCAGTTATTATCGACTATCTAGATGATCGCACAGATAGCTACCACTTTTACTTAGATTAAATTATGAGACTACTTATA includes:
- a CDS encoding DUF2237 family protein, whose product is MSNDISKVFNVLGSPLIGCCNDPITGYFRDGSCRTASIDRGTHVVCAIMTEEFLTYTKSKGNDLSTPIPQWNFPGLKPGDGWCLCILRWLEAEKAGVAPLVKLAATDQKALEYTTIDMLKKYACD
- a CDS encoding ABC transporter ATP-binding protein, whose product is MSKEKNTKGKVTITSAFKTIIWPRRKLVFIGLILIVIGRLASLVLPWKSKALLDDIIPNKDMAALYDLLWLVGVALLIQAITSFLLTRILSVQAQYLISELRAQVQKKVLSLPISFFDNTKSGALVSRIMSDVEGVRNLIGTGLVQLVGGSITAVISLVLLIRINALMTLFVFLPVAIFGYVALRAFKYIRPIFRNRGKINAEVKGRLTETLSGVRVIKGFGAEEQENKSFEEGVDRLFQNVKKSLTATAVMSSSSTFLLGLASVGIMGIGGYFMIQGEMTTGEFLFFTLLLGFMIAPIVQMSNIGSQLTEALAGLDRTEELMNMTPEDELGNRDIELENFKGDIKFENVSFSYEKGKEVIHNISFEAKAGTTVALVGSSGSGKSTIAGLSATFLNPQQGVVSVDGQDLSRVKLPSFRKHLGVVLQDEFLFEGTIRDNIMFPRPNASEERLQEAVRAGYVNEFTDRFEDGLDTLIGERGVKLSGGQRQRIAIARAILAAPKVIILDEATSNLDTESEALIQKSLSQLVKDRTTIVIAHRLSTIKKADQILVIEDGRIAEQGTHDELIGKEGRYFDLYTYQAKI
- a CDS encoding DoxX family protein, yielding MTIAHTVLIGLIGFSFLYYGVSCLSSNFMTAEFERFGLSKLQRKITGVAQIIGGLGVLIGYFYKPLQIAALMGISLLMLLGWGVRLKIKDSFIAALPSFVFFVLNAYLAYYLIFLR
- a CDS encoding DoxX family protein, whose translation is MEYLSIVLKCIVGLSILNVWLLRKGQSSPWRGGNANSLKEEFAHYGLSETAMKAVGTIKCLLAVGLLVSIFVPVLEFYSALGIAVMMVGAIAMHLKVGDALKKSFPAFLFLALSVLIILI
- a CDS encoding RNA polymerase sigma factor, which encodes MLLDKYQKPLYWHIRGIVKNHEDADDVLQNVFIKVYKSIKNFKEDSKLYTWLYRIATNESLTFLKKRARHLQISNEELQTRIVENLESDVYFNGDDIQLALEKAIAQLPEKQQLVFQMKYHQDMKYDDMSEVLGTSVGALKSSYHIATKKVTAILQAD
- a CDS encoding Dabb family protein, translated to MKIQLQLIILFISSIFITSCDQGEFAASNTAIKSDVIISTDSETVFNENYAHVVYFWFKDPTNEEDKKLFEKSLRTFLDSSLYAKTHFIGTPPKAIREVVDDGFTYNLVLSFASAEDQQAYQDEDAHKTFIEKCAHLWEKVIVYDAMSIR
- a CDS encoding RNA polymerase sigma factor RpoD/SigA, whose product is MRQLKITKQVTNRETKSLNNYLQDVSKIDLITAEEEVELAQRIQKGDERALDALTRANLRFVISVAKQYQNQGLSLSDLINEGNVGLVKAAKRFDETRGFKFISYAVWWIRQSILQAIAEHARTVRLPLNKIGEISKINKAMVYLQQVHERKPTSGEIAKYLDISEEKVKISLKNVSRSLSMDAPFAEGENDNNLYDVLSSSESPRPDRELMQESLSIEINRALDTLTEKEAEVVRLNYGLGNQPAMTLQEIGDIFDLSRERVRQIREKAIKRLRHTSKSKILMKYLG